The Rubricoccus marinus nucleotide sequence CGTTGAACTCCCCGCTGGGGCCACTGCGGACGGCCAGCTAAGCGGCGTCAACCCCGGCTTTCTCGGCGCGACGGCGCCAGAGGACGCCTACGACCTGGGCGACGGTGCGGTCTGCTACATCTACGCCAACCACGTCGTGCGCGTCTCGCCGCGGACCGAAGGCGGCATCACCGGCGAGCCGCGCGGCGACGAGGTCGCGGTCCTCGCCAGAGGCGAGACAGGCGCGCGTGAGCAGTGCTCCGAGCCCGGCCGCATCGTGACGCAAGAGGACGAGGCCGACACCTTTGCGGGCATCGAGGGCGACGTGCTGTTCCTGGACCGCGCCTCTGGCGAGGCCGGCCGGATGCTGATCGCGATGGACCTGGACGCGAACGACGAGGTGCTGATCGAGGACGCGTACGAGGGCGACACAGTCGAGATCGAGAACGGAGGTCTCCGCTTCGGCACGTTGGAGCGCACCACGACTGCGGCGGCGGACCTGGTGGGCGTGGAGTGTGAGCAAGGCGCCGAGTTCGTCGAATCCGGCCTGGAAATCGGCATCGTGCGTCTGGTCGAGTACGACATCGACGCCCGCGAGCGCCGCGAGACGGACCGCCGCGTCTGCATCCCGCTCGACTGATCCCATCGGCCTCTGGCGCCAGAGGCTTTGTAGAGGCACGTCTATGCGTCCCACGCTCGCGCTCACGCTTGGAGATCCCAACGGGATCGGCCCCGAGATCGTCCTGAAGGCCGCGCGAGACGCCGGCCTCGCGCCTCTGGCGCGGCTCGTGGCCGTCGGTCCCGCGAACGTGTTGGAGGCGCAGGCGGACGCGCTCGGGCTAGGACCCATCACGCGGCTGGATGGCTTTGCGGACGTAGCACCAGAAGGCACGCTCGGCGTGATCGACACGGGGGACGCCGAGACCGAGTGGGGCCGCACGACGGCCTCTGGCGGCCGCGCCGCCATCGACGCGGTCGCGCGGGCGTGCGACGCGTGCCTCTCGGGTGAGGCCGACGGCATGGTCACGGCACCACTCTCCAAAGAGGCGATCTCGCTGGCGGGCGTCTCGTTTCCCGGTCACACAGAGTACCTCCAAGACCGGACCGGCGCCCCAGACGTGGTGATGGTGCTGGCCTCGAACCTCGCCAGAGGCGCACTCCGCGTGGCGCTCACCACCGTTCACGAACCCATCGCGCGCGTGGCCGCCCTCGTCACGCAGGAGCGGATCGGGACCGTGCTGAACACGCTCGACGCCGGGCTGCGCCAGAGGCTCGGCGTGCCGGAGCCACGCATCGC carries:
- the pdxA gene encoding 4-hydroxythreonine-4-phosphate dehydrogenase PdxA; translation: MRPTLALTLGDPNGIGPEIVLKAARDAGLAPLARLVAVGPANVLEAQADALGLGPITRLDGFADVAPEGTLGVIDTGDAETEWGRTTASGGRAAIDAVARACDACLSGEADGMVTAPLSKEAISLAGVSFPGHTEYLQDRTGAPDVVMVLASNLARGALRVALTTVHEPIARVAALVTQERIGTVLNTLDAGLRQRLGVPEPRIAVLGLNPHASDGGVIGAEDLTVVAPAVEAARARGVNASGPFPADAFFGRGSWSRVDAVLAMYHDQGLAPFKALAMGGGVNLTLGLPIVRTSPDHGTAFDIAGRGIADASSFAEAVRMAAEMAVMRNA